In the genome of Amblyraja radiata isolate CabotCenter1 chromosome 42 unlocalized genomic scaffold, sAmbRad1.1.pri SUPER_42_unloc_2, whole genome shotgun sequence, the window gacagcacccatagtcaggatcgagcccgggtctctggcggtgaggcagcaactgtaccgctgcgccactgtgccgcacagaattatataacggtttccgccGCTATAAACGCACCCAatctgtgctagtaatgtcctgtttgtcagcttgttaaccctctgtgttcccctcctgcagggtttaggagccggagAGAcgaggacgtgagcggccattgagggcggccagggtgtgggctgagcttcgaggggctgagcttcgattgAAGAccgcatgacggggcacaacaagtgtTATGAGTGTGACATGTGTTGCAAGGCCTGTCAgtacccgagccagctggagacccatcggcgggtgcacacgggagaacgccccttcaactgctcggagtgcggcaagagctttaccagctccagcagcctgctgcggCATAACCGCGAGCACTCCAGCGAGAGGCCCATcacctgctccacctgcggcaagagcttcacaacGGTGCAATATCTGAACTTCCACCAGCAGGTGCACtccggcgagaagccctatggctgctccacctgcgacaTGAGCTTTGTCCAGTTGTCGGGGCTACGGCAGCACcatcgggtgcacagcagtgagcggcccttcacctgccccgACTGCAGCAAAGGCTTCATGTCGTCGCCAGAGCTGAAGATGCACAGGCTCGTGCACACCTGCAgccactgcggcaagagcttcacccgctccggCAACCTGCAGGTTCACcggcgcatccacaccggcgaatgcccctacacctgcgcccagtgcggcaaaggcttcatccgctccagcaccctgctggagcaccagcgcacccacaccggtgagcacTCCTACACCTGCAgccactgcggcaagggcttcatctacACCAGCAGCCtgttggagcaccagcgcacccacacaggggagcggccctacacctgcatccAGAGCGGCAAGGACTTCACCAGCTCCAGTCACCTgaagaagcaccagcgcacccacaccgatgagcggccctacacctgcgcccagtgcggcaagggcttcacccagtccagcctgtggcagcaccagcgtacccacagcggtgagcgtgccttcccctgcccgtcctgtggtaacggtttcacccgccttgaccacttgCTGGAGCACCGACGAGTCCACATCGGCCagcaccccttcacctgcccgctatgTGGCAAGGCCATTGCccactcctccagcctgctggcacaccgccacgt includes:
- the LOC116969033 gene encoding zinc finger protein 436-like; translated protein: MTGHNKCYECDMCCKACQYPSQLETHRRVHTGERPFNCSECGKSFTSSSSLLRHNREHSSERPITCSTCGKSFTTVQYLNFHQQVHSGEKPYGCSTCDMSFVQLSGLRQHHRVHSSERPFTCPDCSKGFMSSPELKMHRLVHTWERPYTCIQSGKDFTSSSHLKKHQRTHTDERPYTCAQCGKGFTQSSLWQHQRTHSGERAFPCPSCGNGFTRLDHLLEHRRVHIGQHPFTCPLCGKAIAHSSSLLAHRHVDR